One genomic region from Trueperaceae bacterium encodes:
- a CDS encoding iron ABC transporter permease, which produces MVAARGAARQPWGFWNWATLASAVMFAVLLVLPLLAVLASSLAPAGAGAALPGYSAWSTYVEFFKYRYYYGTLLNSLFVSVLATLVAVLIGFPLAYLVTRFELPGKLWVRAAVVLTFVSPPFIGAYAWILLLGRNGVITQTLAKLGVTLPSIYGWPGIVLVFSLQAFPFVFLLVSAGLRTVDQSLEDAAINLGRTRLGALRTVLLPLVLPSLSTGALLVFVTTFADFGTPMIIGEGFRTLAVLVYTEFVNEFGGNPQVASTLSVMLLTVTIGALLLQRGYAKRTAHGQEALRPLGVFRLSRFGTALVSVVVYGLVLVAFLPGLAIIVSSFLKSQGPLLVPEFSLAGYALAKRLPLALRNTLTFVTLATLLCVVAGSVIGYVVTRRRGPLVTAIDTMSMIPFAVAGVVLGIGMSLTFGGAPLFLAGTGAILVLAYFVRRLPYTVRSVSGMLHQTGTQQEEASINLGVAPPATFLRITVPQVAPAIISGALLTWATTAREFNTTVMLYVGQTRTLPVEVFTQVLQGNFGAASVVGTVLIVTTLVPIVILFKVFGEGEDVLV; this is translated from the coding sequence GCTCGCCTCGAGCCTGGCGCCGGCGGGCGCCGGCGCCGCGCTGCCCGGTTACAGCGCGTGGTCGACCTATGTCGAGTTCTTCAAGTATCGGTACTACTACGGCACCCTGCTGAACAGTCTCTTCGTCAGCGTCCTGGCCACGCTGGTGGCCGTGCTGATCGGCTTCCCCCTCGCCTACCTGGTCACCCGCTTCGAGCTCCCCGGCAAGCTCTGGGTGCGCGCCGCCGTGGTGCTGACCTTCGTGTCGCCCCCGTTCATCGGCGCCTACGCCTGGATCCTCCTGCTCGGCCGCAACGGCGTGATCACCCAGACGCTCGCCAAGCTGGGCGTGACGCTGCCGAGCATCTACGGCTGGCCCGGCATCGTCCTCGTGTTCAGCCTCCAGGCCTTCCCGTTCGTGTTCCTGCTCGTGTCGGCCGGTCTGCGCACCGTGGACCAGAGCCTCGAGGACGCGGCCATCAACCTGGGCCGCACGCGCCTCGGCGCCCTGCGCACCGTGCTGCTGCCCCTGGTGCTGCCGTCACTCTCCACGGGCGCCCTCCTCGTCTTCGTCACCACCTTCGCCGACTTCGGCACGCCGATGATCATCGGCGAGGGGTTCCGGACGCTGGCGGTGCTCGTCTACACCGAGTTCGTCAACGAGTTCGGCGGCAACCCGCAGGTGGCCAGCACCCTCTCCGTCATGCTCCTCACCGTCACCATCGGCGCGCTGCTCCTGCAGCGCGGCTACGCCAAACGCACGGCGCACGGCCAGGAGGCCCTGCGCCCCCTCGGCGTGTTCCGCCTCTCGCGGTTCGGCACCGCCCTCGTGAGCGTCGTCGTCTACGGCCTCGTGCTGGTGGCGTTCCTGCCGGGCCTGGCCATCATCGTGTCGTCCTTCCTCAAGTCGCAGGGGCCGCTGCTCGTGCCCGAGTTCTCGCTCGCCGGCTACGCCCTCGCCAAGCGGCTGCCGCTCGCGCTCCGCAACACCCTCACGTTCGTCACCCTCGCCACCCTCCTCTGCGTGGTGGCCGGTAGCGTGATCGGTTACGTGGTCACGCGCCGCCGCGGACCGCTGGTGACGGCCATCGACACCATGTCGATGATCCCGTTCGCCGTGGCGGGCGTGGTCCTGGGCATAGGCATGTCGCTCACGTTCGGCGGGGCGCCCCTGTTCCTCGCCGGCACGGGCGCCATCCTGGTGCTGGCGTACTTCGTGCGGCGCCTGCCCTACACGGTCAGGTCCGTCTCCGGCATGCTGCACCAGACCGGCACGCAGCAGGAGGAGGCCTCCATAAACCTGGGGGTGGCCCCTCCGGCCACGTTCCTGCGCATCACCGTCCCGCAGGTCGCCCCGGCCATCATCTCCGGCGCGCTCCTCACCTGGGCCACCACGGCCCGCGAGTTCAACACCACCGTGATGCTCTACGTGGGGCAGACGCGCACGCTGCCCGTCGAGGTCTTCACGCAGGTGCTGCAGGGCAACTTCGGCGCCGCCTCCGTGGTCGGCACCGTCCTGATCGTGACGACCCTCGTCCCGATCGTCATCCTGTTCAAGGTCTTCGGCGAGGGCGAGGACGTCCTCGTCTGA
- the mtnA gene encoding S-methyl-5-thioribose-1-phosphate isomerase, protein MEDFETISWHEGKLVLLDQRALPAEERYVSCHDASAVAAAIRDMLTRGAPAIGIAAAYGVVLAARAHAGADAPTQRRELARADAELRAARPTAVNLFWALDRLRALWEEGGSPPEVAARLEAEANAMAAEDAATNRAIGRHGLPLVRQGARLLHHCNTGALATAAHGTALGIVRTAHEAGRDVHVFLDETRPRLQGARLSAWELARLGVPHTLIVDGASSAVMARLGIDLVLVGADRIAANGDTANKIGTYNLAVVARHHGVPFYVAAPLATVDLGLATGAAITIEERSGEEVTRMGDTELAPPGTPVYNPAFDVTPHALITGIVTERGIAYPPFTLSLAALAGEKEHHHG, encoded by the coding sequence GTGGAAGACTTCGAGACGATCTCCTGGCACGAGGGCAAGCTGGTGCTGCTCGACCAGCGCGCACTCCCCGCCGAGGAGCGCTACGTTAGCTGCCACGACGCTTCCGCCGTGGCCGCCGCCATCCGCGACATGCTCACGCGCGGCGCGCCGGCCATCGGGATAGCGGCCGCCTACGGCGTGGTCCTCGCCGCCCGCGCCCACGCCGGCGCGGACGCCCCAACGCAACGGCGAGAGCTGGCCCGCGCCGACGCCGAGCTTCGCGCCGCCAGGCCCACGGCCGTGAACCTCTTCTGGGCCCTCGACCGACTGCGCGCCCTGTGGGAGGAGGGCGGCAGCCCGCCGGAGGTGGCCGCGCGCCTCGAGGCCGAGGCGAACGCCATGGCCGCCGAGGACGCCGCCACCAACCGCGCCATCGGCCGCCACGGGCTGCCGCTCGTGCGCCAGGGGGCCAGGCTGCTGCACCACTGCAACACGGGCGCCCTCGCGACCGCCGCTCACGGCACGGCCCTCGGCATCGTCCGCACCGCGCACGAGGCCGGCCGCGACGTCCACGTCTTCCTCGACGAGACCAGGCCGAGGTTGCAGGGCGCGCGCCTGTCGGCGTGGGAGCTGGCGCGGCTCGGCGTGCCGCACACGCTGATCGTCGACGGCGCGTCGTCCGCCGTGATGGCGCGCCTCGGCATCGACCTGGTCCTCGTTGGCGCCGACCGGATTGCCGCCAACGGCGACACGGCCAACAAGATCGGCACCTACAACCTCGCCGTGGTGGCGCGCCACCACGGCGTGCCGTTCTACGTCGCCGCCCCGCTGGCCACCGTCGACTTAGGCCTGGCGACGGGCGCCGCCATAACCATCGAGGAGCGCAGCGGGGAAGAGGTGACGCGCATGGGAGACACGGAGCTCGCGCCTCCCGGCACGCCCGTCTACAACCCGGCGTTCGACGTGACCCCCCACGCGCTCATCACCGGCATCGTCACGGAGCGAGGCATCGCCTACCCCCCCTTCACCCTCAGCCTGGCCGCGCTGGCCGGAGAGAAGGAGCACCACCATGGCTAA